A region of Pelagicoccus sp. SDUM812003 DNA encodes the following proteins:
- a CDS encoding aldo/keto reductase, which translates to MNESKRNFPPLSKFVYGTTRLGHADVAMGDRMRIARAAIDSGVWFHTSRQYDDALETLGKAFYEDRSKAPPLIVKLGNNSIDEIRNTIKENIEPLGVDHIDVGQLCLGGDFAKSFATGGKAQDELRRLKEDGLVRSFFYEVFPWTSEAPYEALASGHGHELIDAFIFYLNPLQRFADNRLWDLIRERNFPVVGMRAVCGAPVHKLRDVPGAAWTPYLQERAVEVAPIFEASGIESWVEFCMRFSFSFPNVKATVGSCSRVENLEEYLRIGKQDTIEPLPSEIVESIEALQRRWSDEVDVKAEPWTM; encoded by the coding sequence ATGAACGAATCGAAACGAAACTTTCCACCGCTCAGCAAATTCGTCTATGGCACCACGCGTTTAGGCCACGCCGACGTAGCGATGGGCGATCGCATGCGCATCGCTCGGGCGGCAATCGACTCCGGCGTCTGGTTCCACACCAGCCGCCAGTATGACGACGCGCTGGAGACGCTGGGCAAGGCCTTCTACGAGGATCGAAGCAAGGCGCCGCCACTCATCGTGAAGCTGGGTAACAACAGCATCGATGAAATTCGCAATACCATAAAAGAGAACATAGAGCCGTTGGGCGTAGATCACATCGACGTGGGGCAGCTCTGCCTTGGAGGAGATTTCGCGAAATCCTTTGCGACGGGAGGCAAAGCGCAAGACGAGCTGCGTCGCCTCAAGGAGGACGGATTGGTGCGCTCGTTCTTCTACGAAGTGTTTCCTTGGACTTCCGAGGCGCCGTACGAGGCCCTGGCGTCGGGACATGGGCACGAGCTGATAGACGCTTTCATTTTCTATCTCAATCCATTGCAGCGATTCGCCGACAACAGGCTTTGGGATCTGATACGGGAGAGGAATTTTCCGGTGGTGGGCATGCGAGCGGTATGCGGAGCTCCGGTCCATAAGCTCCGGGACGTGCCCGGCGCGGCGTGGACGCCGTACTTGCAGGAGCGCGCGGTAGAGGTCGCGCCGATCTTTGAAGCCTCCGGCATCGAAAGCTGGGTGGAGTTTTGCATGCGGTTTTCCTTCAGTTTTCCCAACGTGAAAGCGACGGTGGGCTCCTGCAGTCGAGTGGAGAACTTGGAGGAATACCTGCGTATCGGAAAGCAGGATACGATCGAGCCGTTGCCTTCGGAGATCGTTGAGAGCATCGAAGCTTTGCAGCGTCGCTGGTCGGACGAAGTGGACGTGAAGGCGGAGCCTTGGACCATGTAG
- a CDS encoding VCBS repeat-containing protein, producing the protein MLKAISFRIVAGLATLLLGGCSAEKQNHQAKSGEDGAISYSNREVGIPSTDRPWITHVNVVDLDGDGLTDILACDAQTNTVGWIRQTAKGRYHERIVAKDLPGPVHVEAVDMDGDSDLDLLLSCMGQVFPNNDLIGSVIILENLGKETFKRHDIITDTYRVTDVRAGDFTGDGLLDLAVGKFGYQQGEVTWLKNNGGWNFEENDLSSLPGAVNVCIEDLNGDGSLDIVAIISQQYEELHLFENDGQGSFSDRIIFGSTNEDFGSSGISLCDLNQDGSTDILYTNGDGFDYAQPGSRPWHGVQWLENDGKGNFQYHRIADFAGAYSPVGSDLDLDGDIDIVCVSGFNDWDNPASVSITAYINDGNQTFTPQVIAHTPTHLVSVVAADLEGDAYPEFVTGGFLAYPPWGHVSRVHIWSKR; encoded by the coding sequence ATGCTCAAAGCAATATCCTTTCGCATCGTCGCAGGATTGGCCACGCTTCTGCTGGGCGGATGTTCTGCAGAGAAGCAGAATCACCAAGCGAAGTCCGGTGAAGATGGAGCGATCTCATACTCGAATCGAGAAGTGGGCATCCCCAGCACCGACCGGCCGTGGATTACCCATGTGAACGTGGTTGATCTCGATGGAGACGGCTTGACTGACATCCTCGCATGCGACGCCCAGACGAACACCGTCGGCTGGATACGCCAAACCGCTAAAGGGCGCTACCACGAGCGCATAGTCGCAAAGGACCTGCCCGGACCCGTGCATGTGGAAGCGGTCGATATGGACGGGGACTCCGATCTCGATCTACTGCTCTCCTGCATGGGACAAGTCTTCCCGAACAACGATCTTATCGGCTCCGTGATCATCCTAGAAAATCTGGGCAAGGAGACCTTCAAACGACACGACATCATCACCGACACCTACCGGGTAACCGACGTCCGAGCAGGTGACTTCACTGGTGACGGCCTGCTCGATCTAGCTGTAGGAAAATTTGGATACCAGCAAGGAGAAGTCACTTGGCTGAAAAACAACGGAGGCTGGAATTTCGAGGAAAACGATCTATCCAGTCTGCCCGGAGCGGTCAATGTCTGTATCGAAGATCTCAATGGCGATGGCTCACTCGATATTGTAGCTATTATTTCACAGCAGTACGAAGAGCTTCACCTCTTTGAGAATGATGGACAGGGCAGCTTTAGCGACCGAATAATCTTTGGGTCCACCAACGAAGACTTTGGAAGCAGCGGAATCAGCTTGTGCGATCTCAATCAGGATGGAAGCACTGATATCCTCTACACCAATGGCGACGGTTTCGACTACGCTCAGCCTGGCTCTCGTCCGTGGCATGGTGTGCAATGGCTTGAAAACGATGGAAAAGGTAATTTCCAGTATCATCGGATTGCCGACTTCGCCGGAGCGTACAGCCCCGTCGGCTCAGATCTGGATCTCGATGGAGATATCGACATTGTTTGCGTGAGCGGCTTCAACGATTGGGACAATCCAGCCTCAGTATCCATAACGGCATACATCAATGACGGAAATCAAACATTCACTCCACAAGTCATCGCCCATACTCCAACTCATCTTGTAAGCGTCGTCGCCGCCGATCTAGAGGGCGACGCGTATCCGGAATTTGTGACAGGTGGTTTTCTCGCCTACCCGCCATGGGGGCACGTCAGCCGTGTACACATTTGGAGCAAGAGATAG
- a CDS encoding TonB-dependent receptor plug domain-containing protein, with the protein MNNNPCYPWKSRCGYFLLACAAPFAAQFGVAQDEVDDEDEIFELSPFEVTADDSAGYRATASLAGTRIKTDLKDIASSISVVTKDFLKDTNATDNQSLLTYTTNTEVGGVGGNFAGVGNTYIDGVSESANFVAPNNNTRVRGLDSADNTRDYFQSDIPWDSFNVERVELQRGPNSILFGIGSPAGIINTGINRAFFGNETIAELGFGSFGSIRTTFDMNRTIIEDELAVRVALLNENQKYRQKPAFEDDKRIFVSLRYKPSALQTDSISTQIRGTFESGEIEANRPRVLPPQDRISPFFDPNAINRQTWDPYYAWEAGIIGYATTTIEGETQNYWTVQYPGPGIQSTANPIFTFDSYDSASPSRWEQASATTFFGLGANGSLDAAIDGFPYGSNIGIGSYNEFAKNANQAGVPGFESADSGFYKTKSLTDDTVFDFFNVLIDGPNKREWQNWDAYNLSWEQTFFNNKLGYELVLDRQKYDDGQTRNLNGSYISVDIRENLMYYPWYMEDQVVPNPNAGRAFVGSSTRGTNSARLTDRENDRLTAFADVDFRDIIGQDGLGKWLGRHVFNAVYSEETYETESRDWVRYGVEGDWMENYTTVASNKGLINGDTIVDWMTYLSGDLRGRSSASGLNLPGVTAKQSIGGVYDIPYFDSHWDSNVDPGAPWTDGSIINGESQDSTQAENPLNYVGWVSEPFNILNADAGDIDKLYTNISKNEVTTESKGITWQGKFFDGVLVPTWGYREDTQSLRDASSSSSFLDDGKTENPYGYALPDPRYLKSSFEVSDDSTSWGVVLHTPKNIADMLPWGTSISLSYNEGRNTRVQNRFGFGGAALPNSKGYTEDYGFVINTLDDRLTFKTTFYETTVTDANISSVSSETATLGNNTYYLRNLEAWGTASALLDLAGREVQANPDAYTDAEKGVLGWNWYWNWALVDGNSVAGAEEFPGAWDGAYNDVTSETFLNHPSTVKQTAAIESWLSQMNDQSWFDAYGFPVDVDLAAAGDWQGAINSWTPTSGVGGVQPAGGGRINGVWPTGTVDYVSKGVEYELLGNLTDNWSISVNASKTDAYQTKLGDDLVAYIEDAYEKYSSPAGDLRLWWGGDNSLRTYFNQNIWSAYQFQLQTNGKLAAELSPWSFNMVTNYNFTDGKFAGLNVGGGYRWKDGKIIGYGLNDAKDNLDINKPHWSDDEQHFDLWAGKDFRLTDGLTWRIQLNLRNIGEEPELKPLSVQPDGSPGVYSIQEGMTWQVTNTFTF; encoded by the coding sequence ATGAATAACAACCCATGCTACCCTTGGAAGAGCCGTTGCGGCTACTTCCTGCTGGCTTGCGCCGCCCCCTTTGCAGCGCAATTCGGCGTCGCGCAGGACGAGGTTGACGACGAAGATGAAATCTTCGAACTCTCGCCCTTCGAAGTCACGGCTGATGACTCTGCCGGCTATCGAGCCACAGCGTCCTTGGCCGGTACTCGTATCAAAACCGACCTGAAGGACATCGCTTCGTCAATCAGCGTCGTCACCAAGGACTTCCTCAAGGACACCAACGCGACCGACAACCAGTCGCTGCTGACCTACACCACCAATACTGAAGTTGGCGGCGTGGGCGGAAACTTCGCTGGTGTCGGCAACACCTACATCGATGGTGTGAGCGAAAGCGCCAATTTCGTAGCGCCCAACAACAACACCCGCGTGCGCGGTCTGGACTCCGCCGACAACACCCGCGACTACTTCCAGTCCGACATCCCTTGGGACTCCTTCAACGTGGAGCGCGTCGAACTTCAGCGTGGACCGAATTCCATCCTTTTCGGCATCGGCTCTCCAGCTGGCATCATCAATACCGGCATCAACCGGGCGTTCTTCGGGAACGAGACCATAGCGGAGCTCGGTTTCGGAAGCTTCGGCTCCATCCGCACCACCTTCGATATGAATAGAACCATCATCGAAGACGAGCTCGCTGTGCGCGTGGCCCTCCTGAACGAGAACCAGAAGTACCGCCAGAAACCCGCGTTCGAAGACGACAAGCGTATTTTCGTATCGCTTCGCTACAAGCCAAGCGCCCTGCAGACCGACAGCATCTCGACCCAGATCCGAGGCACCTTCGAAAGCGGAGAAATCGAGGCGAACCGCCCCCGAGTCCTCCCGCCCCAGGACCGCATCTCACCGTTCTTCGACCCTAATGCCATCAACAGGCAGACATGGGATCCCTACTACGCTTGGGAAGCGGGCATCATCGGCTACGCCACCACCACAATCGAAGGCGAGACTCAGAACTACTGGACCGTGCAGTACCCTGGTCCGGGCATTCAGTCCACGGCGAACCCGATTTTCACCTTCGACAGCTACGATTCCGCCAGCCCCTCCCGCTGGGAACAGGCCAGCGCCACGACCTTCTTCGGACTCGGGGCCAACGGTTCCTTGGACGCCGCCATTGACGGCTTCCCCTACGGCTCGAACATCGGTATCGGCAGCTACAACGAGTTTGCGAAAAACGCCAACCAGGCGGGCGTGCCAGGTTTCGAGTCGGCCGACTCCGGCTTCTACAAGACGAAGTCGCTCACCGATGACACCGTATTCGACTTCTTCAACGTGTTGATCGACGGACCCAACAAGAGGGAATGGCAGAACTGGGACGCTTACAACCTGTCCTGGGAGCAGACCTTCTTCAACAACAAGCTCGGTTACGAGCTCGTGCTCGACCGCCAGAAGTACGACGACGGCCAAACCCGCAATCTCAACGGCTCCTACATCTCCGTGGATATTCGCGAGAACCTCATGTACTACCCATGGTACATGGAGGATCAGGTCGTGCCGAATCCGAACGCTGGACGCGCCTTCGTCGGATCAAGCACCCGTGGAACCAACAGCGCTCGCCTCACCGATCGCGAAAACGATCGTTTGACCGCATTCGCCGACGTGGACTTCCGCGACATCATCGGTCAGGACGGGCTTGGCAAATGGCTCGGTCGCCACGTTTTCAACGCGGTCTACAGCGAAGAAACCTACGAGACGGAATCGCGCGACTGGGTACGCTACGGCGTTGAAGGCGACTGGATGGAAAACTACACCACCGTCGCTTCCAACAAAGGTCTCATCAACGGCGATACCATCGTCGACTGGATGACCTACCTCAGCGGCGACCTTCGCGGACGCAGCAGCGCCTCCGGACTCAACCTGCCAGGCGTAACCGCAAAGCAGTCCATCGGAGGCGTATACGATATTCCGTACTTCGATTCGCACTGGGACTCCAACGTGGATCCAGGAGCGCCTTGGACCGATGGCTCCATCATCAATGGCGAAAGCCAGGATAGCACTCAGGCCGAGAATCCGCTCAACTACGTCGGCTGGGTCTCGGAGCCTTTTAACATCCTCAACGCCGACGCAGGCGACATCGACAAGCTGTACACGAACATCTCGAAGAATGAAGTCACCACCGAGTCCAAGGGTATCACTTGGCAGGGCAAGTTCTTCGACGGTGTTTTGGTTCCCACCTGGGGCTACCGCGAAGACACGCAATCCCTGCGCGACGCCTCATCGTCCTCTTCCTTCCTGGATGACGGCAAGACTGAAAACCCATACGGCTACGCCCTCCCGGACCCGCGCTACCTGAAGAGCTCTTTCGAGGTCTCCGACGACAGCACGAGCTGGGGCGTTGTGCTGCATACGCCGAAGAATATCGCCGACATGCTCCCATGGGGTACCAGCATCTCCCTCTCCTACAACGAGGGTCGCAACACTCGCGTGCAAAACCGCTTCGGATTCGGCGGAGCCGCTCTTCCCAACTCGAAGGGCTACACCGAAGACTACGGATTCGTGATCAACACGCTCGACGATCGTCTGACCTTTAAGACGACCTTCTACGAAACCACCGTCACCGACGCGAACATCTCCAGCGTCAGCAGCGAAACTGCTACCCTCGGAAACAACACCTACTACCTCCGCAACCTCGAGGCGTGGGGCACCGCTTCCGCGCTGCTCGACCTCGCGGGACGCGAAGTACAGGCCAACCCAGATGCTTACACCGACGCGGAAAAAGGCGTTCTTGGATGGAACTGGTACTGGAACTGGGCTCTCGTCGACGGCAATTCCGTTGCCGGCGCCGAGGAATTCCCCGGAGCATGGGACGGCGCCTACAACGACGTCACCAGCGAAACCTTCCTGAACCACCCGTCGACGGTCAAGCAGACTGCCGCAATCGAAAGCTGGCTGTCCCAGATGAACGATCAATCCTGGTTCGACGCTTACGGTTTCCCGGTCGATGTGGACCTAGCTGCAGCAGGCGACTGGCAGGGAGCTATCAACAGCTGGACGCCAACGTCTGGCGTTGGCGGCGTGCAACCAGCAGGCGGCGGACGCATCAACGGCGTTTGGCCAACCGGTACCGTCGACTACGTATCCAAGGGGGTCGAATACGAGCTCCTCGGAAACCTCACCGACAACTGGTCCATCTCCGTGAACGCCTCCAAGACGGACGCCTATCAGACCAAACTCGGTGACGATCTGGTAGCCTACATCGAAGACGCGTACGAAAAGTACTCCAGCCCGGCAGGCGATCTCCGCCTCTGGTGGGGCGGCGACAACAGCCTCCGTACCTACTTCAACCAGAACATCTGGTCAGCCTACCAGTTCCAGCTCCAAACCAACGGCAAGCTCGCAGCTGAGCTTTCTCCTTGGAGCTTCAACATGGTGACCAACTACAACTTCACCGACGGCAAGTTCGCTGGCCTCAATGTCGGTGGTGGCTATCGTTGGAAAGACGGAAAGATCATCGGTTACGGTCTAAACGACGCGAAGGACAACCTCGATATCAACAAGCCACACTGGAGCGACGACGAGCAGCACTTCGACCTCTGGGCAGGTAAGGACTTCCGTCTCACCGACGGCCTCACCTGGCGCATTCAGCTCAACCTGCGCAATATCGGCGAGGAACCCGAGCTGAAGCCTCTCAGCGTTCAGCCAGACGGCTCTCCCGGCGTATACAGCATCCAGGAAGGCATGACCTGGCAGGTGACCAACACCTTTACGTTCTAA
- a CDS encoding tetratricopeptide repeat protein, with protein MPFSRKPNQFVACLLVSLFVFGCGNGPDSRNIDTPLPEALYHSEVEAAKESSLTPEGRLEGLKRLARLYHANGYQSKAIDVYRELCELDPRNPVWPHSLANLLAGYGRLQEALPLQAKAVELAPNERAPRLRLAEMRLKNNQVDQAEEILQSILESDPNEKYALLGLARCDVAKENWASARGRLENAVSIDPNFTGAWALLSTALEKLGVDQLAEIARVKSFGRYVDFPDPWLNDLWKDCFDPYQLSVAAAVTTDRELSKSLLEKAISLSPSSGAYHRQLGNIHLQEGEMLEAKKRFEIAVEADPKDAESWSSLVNVLMQLDDYKALSLALDTALPLCPNSAYLHYMNGRRYAMVGLYQQAQREFEESKRIQPHEGRSYVQLAMISLMQGNLLEAKREAEAAMMREPSNPDIYVVLAKASIMAKRRAEARLWISKLMELPNHSPEDLRILKENFEQAFR; from the coding sequence ATGCCTTTTTCTCGAAAGCCCAATCAATTTGTAGCGTGCCTGCTCGTTTCTCTTTTTGTCTTCGGGTGCGGAAACGGACCGGACTCTCGAAACATCGACACCCCCCTTCCCGAAGCTCTCTACCACTCCGAAGTTGAAGCGGCAAAAGAAAGCTCGCTAACCCCTGAGGGAAGACTCGAAGGTCTCAAACGTCTCGCACGCCTGTACCATGCTAATGGATACCAATCAAAAGCGATTGATGTCTACCGCGAACTCTGCGAGCTCGATCCTCGAAATCCGGTTTGGCCGCATTCCCTCGCAAACCTGCTCGCAGGGTACGGTCGCTTGCAGGAAGCGCTACCGCTTCAAGCCAAAGCTGTCGAACTCGCCCCAAACGAGCGAGCCCCCAGACTCCGACTCGCCGAAATGCGCCTCAAGAATAACCAGGTCGACCAAGCCGAAGAAATCCTTCAGTCCATCCTTGAGAGCGATCCAAATGAAAAATACGCGCTGCTCGGACTTGCTCGCTGCGACGTAGCGAAAGAGAACTGGGCATCCGCTCGAGGTCGCCTCGAAAACGCAGTCTCCATAGACCCGAATTTTACCGGAGCATGGGCCTTGCTTTCCACCGCGCTCGAGAAGCTGGGCGTGGATCAGCTTGCGGAAATAGCGCGCGTCAAATCGTTTGGCCGATACGTCGACTTTCCGGATCCCTGGCTGAACGACCTCTGGAAAGACTGCTTCGACCCCTACCAGCTCAGCGTGGCCGCCGCTGTCACTACCGATCGAGAACTCTCGAAATCGCTGCTCGAAAAAGCGATATCCCTCTCCCCTTCGTCAGGCGCCTACCACCGCCAACTTGGCAATATCCATCTACAGGAGGGCGAGATGCTGGAAGCGAAAAAACGCTTTGAAATAGCGGTTGAAGCCGACCCGAAGGATGCAGAATCTTGGTCGTCACTTGTCAACGTCTTGATGCAGCTTGATGACTACAAAGCTCTGAGCCTAGCGCTCGACACCGCCCTTCCGCTTTGTCCGAACTCCGCTTACCTGCACTACATGAACGGCAGGCGCTACGCTATGGTCGGTCTCTATCAGCAAGCTCAGCGTGAATTCGAAGAATCCAAACGCATCCAGCCACACGAGGGGCGCTCCTACGTTCAGCTCGCCATGATTTCTCTGATGCAGGGAAACCTTCTCGAAGCGAAGCGCGAAGCTGAGGCTGCAATGATGCGCGAACCTTCCAATCCCGACATTTACGTGGTGCTCGCTAAAGCTAGCATCATGGCCAAGAGGCGGGCCGAAGCGCGATTGTGGATCAGCAAGCTGATGGAGCTTCCAAATCACTCTCCTGAGGACCTCAGAATCCTTAAGGAAAATTTCGAGCAGGCATTCCGATAA
- a CDS encoding TonB-dependent receptor plug domain-containing protein, protein MNNKLCYPWKSRCGYFLLACAMATSASYGQDSANDVEEEVFELSPFEVTADESTGYVATSTLAGSRIRTDLKDVGSAISVVTEEFLKDTGAVNNETLLQYTPSTEVSGLAGNFAGLGNGNALDDTSQRMAPHESTRVRGLSQADNTRDFFLTGVPWDSYNVGRVDLQRGPNAILFGIGAPAGIINTSVNSAHFENEGSVEVRFGSYGSTRLSLDKNFVILEDELALRVSVLDSNTKYQQDPAFNEDQRIFTAVRYEPKFLQSESMSTQLNVKYENGQIDANRPRIMPPGDLISPWWTNADLAAVRQAGGMNPLTLGESDGPTIAALRAAGDLGAGIRGDNSKYFNKAVGAFGRNYGGIVAVFDDPTSGEHSLMTTDISKNVTSVVTLPWTIMSGVIGRKDLEGTLQTADNYDFYKDERLQDTSIFDFRNKLIDGPNKSEWSNFDVLNASFSQTFLNNKVGYDLAVYEESLDRGQTNLTSDFGQAITIDLNNHLVDGSVNPNYGRAAMISDQFANNSYDSERSAQRLTLFGEFDAVDSMGDSALSNFIGRHVFTGLLSNDEHQWENRNWFRYAAPLEYGLEYIGGDPLLRNRTVNVLTYLSDNIADRSSIRGANIGRLYAPQIPKNGPLPVFDLTWNSDVDPDAVWVNQYGDESTQAQNPANYLGWNGSDYMLDLISDVEGDRDLLTTNASLNKTKTESWALNWQGYFLNGHVVPSIGIRHDEQESYSLGGGDLPRRANGSDTIAVESPDYRLPYSPDVIVADDSESYSMVVHVPDAWTEALPWDTGISFSYNKSENFQPSAGRIDVYGNPIASPKGSTEDYGFRISMLEDRISFRATWYETDVSDAKLDSFGGAYMIWGAEAWGYGFARGNLLRANVGGWANYTEGYDPLGIAGDETPEDGWSDEDIAYAQAVGDAITQAYMDTRLEDSWYKLWAIDIASADQGNFIAGSEPNGFTVTGDTHSEGLELEFAAQPTNNWNITANASKTEAQRINMAGSLVEWTENRYEIYNTPVMLDGEQVGVVGDVRFWNGGYNPNETLLGKFTREYMSGYWLYRMQEGANVPELRPWRFNLITNYSFEDGALGGLNIGGAYRWQDGQVVGYPILDGATIDDPRAFDLTDPYTSPAEKNIDMWVGYSRPLNDRVDWRIQLNVRNVLDDDDLIPITVQPDGSPAAVRIPEGRTWQISNTFTF, encoded by the coding sequence ATGAATAACAAACTATGCTACCCCTGGAAGAGCCGTTGCGGCTACTTCCTGCTGGCTTGCGCCATGGCTACCTCTGCTAGCTATGGACAAGATTCGGCAAACGACGTGGAGGAGGAAGTCTTCGAGCTTTCCCCTTTCGAGGTGACCGCGGATGAATCGACCGGCTACGTCGCCACCTCAACATTGGCAGGAAGCCGCATCCGCACCGACCTGAAGGATGTGGGCTCCGCGATCAGCGTTGTCACCGAGGAATTCCTCAAGGACACCGGAGCGGTCAACAATGAAACCCTTCTGCAATACACGCCGAGCACAGAAGTCTCGGGTCTTGCCGGCAACTTTGCGGGTTTGGGAAATGGGAATGCTCTCGATGACACGAGCCAACGTATGGCTCCACACGAAAGCACCCGTGTTCGCGGTCTTAGCCAAGCCGACAATACTCGGGACTTCTTCCTGACAGGAGTGCCCTGGGATTCCTACAACGTGGGAAGAGTCGACCTGCAACGCGGCCCCAACGCCATCTTGTTTGGCATCGGAGCGCCCGCCGGCATCATCAACACATCTGTAAACAGCGCTCACTTCGAAAACGAAGGCTCTGTCGAGGTCAGATTTGGAAGCTACGGTTCAACCCGCCTATCTCTAGATAAGAACTTCGTCATCTTGGAAGACGAGCTCGCGTTGCGAGTATCGGTTCTCGATAGCAATACCAAGTACCAGCAGGATCCCGCTTTCAACGAAGACCAGCGCATCTTCACCGCTGTCCGCTACGAACCAAAGTTCCTGCAGTCGGAAAGCATGTCGACGCAGTTGAATGTGAAGTACGAAAACGGCCAGATCGACGCGAACCGCCCTCGCATCATGCCGCCAGGAGACTTGATCTCACCATGGTGGACCAATGCGGATCTCGCAGCTGTTCGCCAAGCGGGAGGCATGAATCCCCTAACCCTGGGTGAAAGCGATGGACCGACCATTGCGGCCCTGCGCGCGGCGGGCGACCTCGGAGCAGGCATCCGCGGCGACAACTCCAAGTACTTCAACAAAGCAGTTGGCGCCTTCGGCCGAAACTACGGCGGTATCGTAGCTGTCTTCGATGATCCAACCAGCGGAGAGCACTCTCTGATGACCACGGATATTTCGAAGAACGTAACTTCAGTGGTCACCCTGCCATGGACGATCATGTCGGGCGTGATTGGCCGCAAGGATCTCGAGGGGACTTTGCAGACCGCCGACAACTACGACTTCTACAAGGACGAGCGTTTGCAGGACACTTCCATCTTCGACTTCCGCAACAAGCTGATCGACGGTCCCAACAAGAGCGAATGGTCGAACTTCGACGTGCTCAATGCGAGCTTCTCGCAGACATTCCTCAACAATAAGGTCGGCTACGATCTTGCTGTGTATGAGGAGAGTCTTGACCGCGGCCAGACCAACCTCACCTCCGATTTCGGGCAGGCCATCACCATCGACCTGAACAACCACCTCGTCGACGGTTCGGTCAATCCGAACTACGGACGCGCCGCAATGATCTCTGATCAGTTCGCCAACAACAGCTACGATTCGGAAAGGTCCGCTCAGAGACTCACCCTCTTCGGGGAGTTTGATGCCGTCGACAGCATGGGAGATAGCGCACTCTCGAACTTCATAGGTCGTCACGTGTTCACAGGCCTCCTAAGCAATGACGAGCACCAGTGGGAGAATCGCAACTGGTTCCGCTACGCCGCTCCGCTCGAATACGGATTGGAGTACATCGGAGGCGATCCTCTTCTCCGAAACAGAACCGTCAATGTGCTCACCTATCTATCCGACAATATAGCCGACCGATCGAGCATCCGAGGCGCCAACATCGGCCGCTTGTACGCTCCACAGATTCCTAAGAACGGTCCTCTGCCGGTCTTCGATCTGACTTGGAACTCAGACGTCGACCCGGACGCCGTGTGGGTCAACCAGTACGGAGATGAGTCAACACAGGCCCAAAATCCAGCAAACTACCTGGGTTGGAACGGTTCCGACTACATGCTCGACCTGATAAGCGACGTGGAAGGAGATCGCGATCTTCTCACGACCAACGCGTCGCTTAACAAGACAAAAACCGAGTCGTGGGCTCTCAACTGGCAAGGCTACTTCCTCAACGGGCACGTAGTTCCCAGCATAGGCATCCGTCACGACGAGCAGGAGTCCTACTCTCTCGGCGGCGGCGACTTGCCGCGACGAGCAAATGGCAGCGATACCATTGCGGTTGAATCTCCAGACTACCGTCTACCTTACTCGCCCGATGTCATCGTCGCGGACGACAGCGAAAGCTACAGCATGGTCGTTCACGTCCCAGATGCCTGGACTGAAGCCCTTCCATGGGACACCGGAATATCGTTCTCGTACAACAAATCCGAGAACTTTCAGCCGTCCGCCGGAAGAATCGATGTCTACGGCAACCCGATCGCTTCCCCGAAAGGCAGCACCGAGGACTACGGTTTCAGAATCTCTATGCTAGAGGATAGAATCTCGTTCCGTGCCACATGGTATGAGACCGACGTTTCCGACGCAAAACTCGACAGCTTCGGTGGCGCATACATGATCTGGGGCGCAGAGGCTTGGGGATATGGCTTCGCTCGAGGCAACCTCCTTCGCGCCAACGTTGGCGGATGGGCAAACTATACCGAAGGCTATGATCCACTCGGTATCGCTGGCGACGAAACACCTGAGGATGGATGGTCCGACGAGGATATTGCTTACGCTCAAGCCGTTGGCGACGCCATCACACAGGCCTACATGGACACCCGACTGGAAGACTCCTGGTATAAGCTCTGGGCAATCGACATCGCATCGGCCGACCAAGGCAACTTCATCGCTGGTTCAGAACCCAACGGCTTCACCGTAACTGGCGATACGCACTCCGAAGGTCTCGAGTTGGAATTCGCTGCTCAGCCCACCAACAACTGGAATATCACCGCGAACGCCTCCAAAACCGAAGCCCAGCGCATCAATATGGCGGGATCTCTGGTTGAATGGACGGAAAATCGCTACGAAATCTACAACACGCCAGTCATGCTCGACGGTGAGCAAGTCGGTGTCGTCGGTGACGTACGCTTCTGGAATGGTGGATACAATCCGAACGAAACCCTGCTGGGCAAATTCACTCGCGAATACATGTCGGGCTACTGGCTCTACCGAATGCAGGAAGGCGCCAACGTGCCAGAACTACGCCCATGGCGCTTCAACCTCATCACCAACTACTCGTTCGAAGACGGAGCTCTCGGCGGCCTGAACATTGGCGGCGCTTACCGTTGGCAGGACGGACAGGTCGTCGGCTACCCGATTCTCGACGGAGCGACGATCGACGATCCTCGCGCGTTCGATCTGACCGATCCGTATACCAGCCCTGCTGAAAAGAATATCGATATGTGGGTGGGCTACAGTCGCCCTCTCAATGATCGAGTCGATTGGAGGATCCAGCTTAACGTGCGCAACGTGCTCGACGATGACGACCTTATCCCGATCACGGTGCAGCCAGACGGCAGTCCCGCCGCCGTACGTATCCCCGAAGGAAGGACTTGGCAGATCTCCAACACCTTCACCTTCTAG